In Paenibacillus sp. BIC5C1, a genomic segment contains:
- the ftsY gene encoding signal recognition particle-docking protein FtsY, with protein MSFFKKLRDSIASKTESVTKQFKDGLEKTRKGLVEKVSDLVIRRKKIDEEFYEELEEILIGADVGVNTVMKLIEDLRDEVKKRKIEDAAELQPVLSEKLTGLLRGEQNNELKMNPDGITVILFVGVNGVGKTTTIGKLAHRFKQQGKKVIMAAGDTFRAGAIEQLEVWGQRAGVEVIKQQSGSDPAAVMYDAVQAAKQRGADVLLCDTAGRLQNKSNLMDELNKIYRVIQREIPEAPHEVLMVLDATTGQNALNQAKLFGEKSGVTGLVLTKLDGTAKGGIVVAIRQELDLPVKLVGLGEKIDDLQPFDSEQFVHALFAGLIQEQPAESAEEEEANS; from the coding sequence ATGAGTTTTTTTAAAAAGCTGAGAGACAGCATTGCAAGCAAAACGGAGTCGGTTACCAAACAGTTCAAGGACGGGTTGGAAAAGACACGTAAAGGCCTTGTAGAGAAAGTATCGGATCTCGTTATCCGTCGCAAAAAAATCGACGAGGAATTCTATGAAGAATTGGAAGAGATTCTGATTGGAGCCGACGTAGGTGTCAATACGGTCATGAAACTGATTGAAGATCTGCGTGATGAGGTCAAAAAACGTAAAATTGAGGATGCGGCTGAACTACAGCCTGTACTGTCTGAAAAACTGACGGGTTTGCTTCGTGGCGAGCAGAATAATGAACTGAAAATGAATCCGGATGGCATCACGGTTATTTTGTTTGTTGGTGTTAATGGTGTGGGTAAAACAACAACGATTGGTAAGCTGGCCCATCGCTTCAAACAGCAGGGCAAAAAGGTTATCATGGCAGCAGGAGATACGTTCCGTGCCGGAGCGATTGAACAACTCGAAGTATGGGGACAACGTGCCGGTGTGGAAGTCATCAAGCAACAGTCAGGTTCTGACCCTGCCGCTGTTATGTATGATGCGGTGCAAGCTGCGAAGCAACGGGGTGCTGATGTATTGCTCTGTGATACAGCTGGCCGTCTACAGAATAAATCCAATCTGATGGACGAACTCAACAAAATCTATCGTGTCATTCAACGTGAAATTCCGGAAGCTCCTCATGAAGTATTAATGGTGCTGGATGCAACTACAGGTCAGAATGCACTGAATCAGGCCAAACTCTTCGGTGAGAAGAGCGGGGTAACTGGACTTGTGTTGACGAAGCTGGATGGTACCGCCAAAGGTGGTATTGTTGTTGCGATTCGTCAGGAGTTGGATCTGCCTGTGAAGCTGGTTGGACTTGGTGAGAAAATTGATGATCTGCAGCCTTTCGACTCGGAGCAATTCGTGCATGCGTTGTTTGCCGGACTGATCCAAGAACAGCCAGCTGAAAGTGCTGAAGAAGAGGAAGCTAATTCCTAG
- the smc gene encoding chromosome segregation protein SMC, translating into MFLKRIELGGFKSFADKTEMEFVRGITAVVGPNGSGKSNISDGIRWVLGEQSAKSLRGGKMEDIIFAGSDARKAVNYGEVSLTLDNEDHALALDFGEVTVTRRVHRSGDSEYFINKQSCRLKDITELFMDTGIGKEAYSIIGQGRIEEILSTRSEDRRGIFEEASGIVKYKSRKRDATRKLDETEQNLLRIHDLVTELEDQIGPLKEQSEKAIHYKELRGQLKSQEISMYVYQIEQIHASWSKANQRLESLKQEEVGLAAIVSTHDAKLESDRIALRTLETETEQLQSALLQFSEATEKSEGLGELLKERSRHLQTNQEQLKVTLAASEERHREREAELLALREKFAKLELELSDVRNRLSEEEAKLIGVTGGISQQQEESLKGNLLELMNQMAQTRNEIRYADQQKETLERRMNRATEESGKWEGQKEMLEVRKTEIEKKVVRLGKEISDLRGGYITESERLQSLQKLLEESRGTVRKWEQKREAQVSRRDTMKEMQDDFDGFMLGVKEVLKASRKGTLNGVHGAVAELVKVPEKIELAVETAMGASLQHVVMENESVSRQAIAFLKQRQLGRATFLPLDVIRARTIGAGERSMIEGMDGFVGIGADLVQYESRYAAIIGSLLGNVIIAEKLEDANKIAARCQYRFRVVTLEGDVVNAGGSMTGGSQHKKNGSLLSRKRQLDQLDQDILDTENQIVKLHRSVDDVKTQLEQCQDKLDELRQSGDDTRNAEQQASMEMKQVEHELRHVLEQVAVAGQEKSGFTEEIKEMDTARDVAVKKLEQLEEEEKATHRAIHAAEFARKANESAKEELQTQLTDLKVREGKLDQERFSNEEQLRRLEREVDSLVKDLRQNRTLLASMEADLKKTETESVKQIEDLNQYKLKKAESAQELDFKRAARSELSKKLELAESETKEQRTQLKAVEEQMRQTEISVNRLDVELENILRKLMDEYELGYELAKERYPVPEDVESTQAEVQKLKRSIAALGDVNLGAIEEFQRVNERYEFLSTQKNDLVEAKTTLYQVIREMEDEMAKRFKATFDAIRREFGTVFTKLFGGGRADLVLMDPERLLDTGIDIVAQPPGKKLQNLQLLSGGERALTAMALLFAILHVKPVPFCVLDEVEAALDEANVVRFAQYLREFSEQTQFIVVTHRKGTMEEADVLYGVTMEEGGVSKLVSVKLEDEEAVIA; encoded by the coding sequence ATGTTTTTGAAACGGATTGAACTGGGTGGATTCAAGTCATTCGCCGACAAAACGGAAATGGAATTCGTTCGTGGCATAACCGCGGTTGTGGGCCCGAACGGAAGTGGCAAAAGTAACATTTCAGACGGCATACGCTGGGTTCTTGGGGAACAAAGCGCCAAATCACTGCGTGGCGGCAAAATGGAAGATATCATTTTTGCCGGCAGTGATGCACGGAAGGCTGTTAATTATGGTGAAGTTTCGTTGACGCTGGATAACGAAGATCATGCGCTTGCTTTGGATTTTGGTGAGGTAACGGTAACACGTCGTGTACATCGCAGCGGAGACAGTGAATATTTTATCAACAAGCAGTCGTGTCGGTTAAAGGATATTACCGAATTGTTTATGGATACCGGGATCGGCAAGGAAGCTTACTCGATTATTGGACAGGGACGAATTGAAGAGATTCTGAGTACCCGTTCAGAGGATCGCAGGGGGATCTTTGAAGAGGCATCAGGTATTGTTAAATACAAATCACGCAAACGGGATGCTACTCGCAAACTGGATGAGACGGAACAGAATTTATTGCGCATTCATGACCTGGTCACTGAGCTGGAAGACCAGATTGGTCCGTTAAAGGAGCAATCGGAGAAAGCAATCCACTACAAGGAATTGCGTGGACAGCTGAAGTCACAGGAAATCTCCATGTATGTGTATCAAATCGAACAAATTCACGCTTCCTGGAGCAAAGCAAATCAGCGACTTGAATCGTTGAAACAGGAAGAAGTCGGATTGGCTGCTATCGTCTCCACTCATGATGCCAAGCTGGAAAGTGACCGAATTGCGCTGCGCACGCTGGAAACGGAGACGGAACAGCTGCAATCGGCCTTATTGCAATTCAGTGAAGCTACGGAGAAAAGCGAAGGGCTCGGGGAACTGCTCAAGGAGCGTTCTCGTCATCTGCAGACGAACCAGGAACAGCTTAAAGTGACGCTTGCAGCGAGTGAGGAGAGGCATCGGGAGCGTGAAGCCGAGTTACTTGCATTACGTGAGAAGTTTGCCAAGCTTGAACTGGAATTGAGCGACGTGAGAAACCGCCTGTCCGAGGAAGAGGCCAAACTCATCGGTGTCACTGGCGGCATTAGCCAACAGCAGGAGGAGAGCCTTAAGGGCAACTTGCTGGAACTGATGAATCAGATGGCCCAGACACGAAATGAAATTCGTTATGCGGACCAACAGAAAGAAACGCTTGAACGGCGAATGAATCGCGCGACTGAGGAATCCGGCAAGTGGGAAGGCCAGAAGGAAATGCTGGAAGTCCGCAAAACGGAGATTGAGAAAAAAGTTGTTCGTCTAGGCAAGGAAATCAGTGATCTGCGCGGTGGTTATATTACGGAAAGTGAACGTCTCCAATCGCTGCAGAAGCTGCTCGAAGAAAGCCGGGGCACTGTCCGTAAATGGGAGCAGAAGCGTGAAGCTCAGGTTTCCCGTCGCGATACCATGAAAGAGATGCAGGATGATTTTGACGGTTTCATGTTGGGTGTCAAAGAAGTTCTTAAGGCATCACGTAAAGGTACACTAAACGGGGTTCATGGAGCCGTTGCAGAGCTCGTTAAAGTGCCTGAGAAGATCGAACTTGCGGTAGAGACAGCGATGGGCGCTTCCCTGCAGCATGTCGTCATGGAGAATGAATCGGTTTCCAGACAGGCGATCGCTTTTTTGAAACAACGTCAATTGGGCAGAGCTACGTTCCTCCCGCTGGATGTTATTCGTGCACGTACCATCGGTGCGGGTGAACGTTCGATGATCGAAGGCATGGATGGTTTTGTGGGAATTGGTGCGGATCTCGTACAATACGAATCCCGTTATGCTGCGATCATTGGAAGCCTGCTCGGAAATGTCATTATTGCGGAGAAACTGGAGGATGCCAATAAGATCGCGGCTCGCTGCCAATATCGTTTCCGGGTTGTAACCTTGGAAGGCGATGTGGTTAACGCGGGTGGTTCGATGACTGGTGGTAGCCAACACAAGAAAAATGGTAGTCTACTCAGCCGCAAACGGCAGCTGGACCAGCTAGACCAGGACATTTTGGATACCGAAAATCAGATCGTAAAACTGCATCGCAGTGTGGATGATGTAAAAACTCAACTGGAGCAGTGCCAAGACAAGCTGGACGAGCTGCGTCAGTCTGGAGACGACACCCGTAATGCAGAACAGCAGGCTTCAATGGAAATGAAGCAGGTTGAGCATGAGCTGCGTCACGTGCTGGAACAGGTTGCCGTAGCCGGGCAGGAGAAGAGTGGCTTTACCGAAGAAATCAAAGAAATGGATACAGCTCGCGATGTCGCCGTGAAGAAGCTGGAGCAGCTTGAGGAAGAAGAGAAGGCGACCCATCGTGCCATTCATGCCGCAGAATTTGCGCGTAAAGCGAATGAATCGGCGAAGGAGGAATTGCAGACCCAACTCACCGATTTGAAAGTCCGAGAGGGGAAACTGGATCAGGAACGATTCTCCAACGAGGAGCAATTACGGCGTCTGGAGCGTGAAGTGGATTCACTGGTGAAGGATCTTCGTCAAAATCGTACGTTGTTGGCCTCCATGGAAGCTGATCTGAAGAAAACAGAAACGGAAAGTGTTAAACAGATTGAAGATCTTAACCAGTACAAGCTGAAAAAAGCGGAATCTGCGCAGGAGCTGGACTTCAAGCGTGCTGCCCGAAGCGAGCTGTCGAAGAAGCTTGAGCTGGCCGAGAGTGAAACGAAGGAACAGCGCACACAGCTGAAAGCTGTGGAGGAACAGATGCGACAAACGGAAATTTCCGTGAACAGACTTGACGTTGAATTGGAAAACATTCTGCGCAAACTGATGGATGAGTATGAGCTCGGCTATGAACTTGCCAAAGAACGTTATCCAGTACCGGAAGATGTGGAGAGTACACAAGCTGAGGTTCAGAAACTGAAGCGCAGCATTGCAGCTCTCGGCGACGTCAATCTGGGAGCCATCGAGGAATTCCAGCGGGTTAACGAGCGGTATGAGTTCCTTAGCACGCAGAAGAATGACCTGGTCGAAGCTAAAACAACGTTGTATCAGGTTATTCGAGAAATGGAAGACGAGATGGCCAAACGATTCAAGGCAACGTTTGATGCAATTCGCCGGGAGTTTGGCACGGTCTTCACCAAGCTGTTTGGTGGAGGACGCGCGGATCTTGTATTGATGGACCCTGAGCGTTTGCTCGACACTGGCATTGATATCGTCGCCCAGCCACCAGGCAAAAAGTTGCAAAACCTGCAGCTATTATCCGGTGGGGAACGAGCGTTGACCGCAATGGCGCTTTTATTCGCTATACTGCATGTTAAGCCTGTACCGTTTTGCGTACTCGATGAAGTGGAAGCGGCGCTGGATGAAGCCAACGTGGTGCGTTTTGCCCAGTATTTGCGTGAATTCTCGGAACAAACCCAATTCATCGTTGTTACACATCGCAAAGGCACAATGGAAGAAGCGGATGTGCTGTATGGCGTTACGATGGAAGAGGGCGGAGTATCCAAGCTCGTTTCGGTTAAACTGGAAGATGAGGAAGCTGTCATTGCCTAA